A genomic region of Vitreoscilla filiformis contains the following coding sequences:
- a CDS encoding transglutaminase family protein: MSIHVALKHVTHYKYDRPVSLSPQVVRLRPAPHCRTPILSYSLNVEPKSHFINWQQDPFANYLARLVFPEKTTEFKVTIDLVAEMSVYNPFDFFLEPSAQKIPFAYDEALAAELAPYLVTEAPTPEFAKFLATIDRTPTTTIDFLVAINQRLQQEISYLIRLEPGVQTPEETLTKRSGSCRDSGWLLVNTLRHLGLAARFASGYLIQLTPDVKALDGPSGTEVDFTDLHAWCEVYLPGAGWIGLDPTSGLLAGEGHIPLACTPQPSSAAPISGAVDKCEVTFGHEMAVTRVWESPRVTKPYSEEQWADVLKLGEQVDAELVAGDVRLTMGGEPTFVSVDDRDGAEWNTDALGPTKRLFATDLVHRLRNEYGQGGFLHFGQGKWYPGEQLPRWALSIYWRADGQPCWHDPSLFADEREPHHYTSADAKRFISTLSGKLGVTDKHVQTGYEDTWYYLWRERRLPVNVDPFDAKLDDEMERIRLRRVFDQGLEHEVGYVLPIKRAEGPTLAGPRWVTGPWFFRDERMYLIPGDSPMGLRLPLDSLPWVKKQDYPYLHEHDPFAPRDTLPTAARLKAQYQGQDVADATEAGYASHRAGGGFAEGGVVGVQGADLEGLDALGADGWPLAGDGSQAGGLGEDGLGLNGTQGDDTGLDSATGPGRAAALRLASSASTAFNPDAAPARNESAHWITRTALCVEVRDPRRANGPKAEAVGSPSGVLYVFMPPMQRLEHYLELVAAVEATAAELGMKIVMEGYPPPRDPRLKLLQVTPDPGVIEVNIHPAHNWKELVEHTEFLYDAAWLSRLSTEKFMVDGRHTGTGGGNHFVLGGATPADSPFLRRPDLLASLLTYWHNHPSLSYLFSGMFIGPTSQAPRVDEARNDQLRELEIALGEIERNKSVYGGHMPPWLVDRTLRNVLVDVTGNTHRSEFCIDKLYSPDSSTGRLGLLELRAFEMPPHARMSIVQQLLLRSLIARFWNEPYRAPLVRWGTELHDRFLLPHFVQEDFADVMEEMRSSGYGFDAAWFAPHFEFRFPKIGEYSNRGIHMTLRNALEPWHVMGEEGSAGGTVRYVDSSLERVEVKVSGLIDPRHRITVNGVTVPLQPTGRVGEYVAGVRFRAWQPSSALHPTIGVHAPLTVDIVDTWMKRSLGGCQYHVAHPGGRNYVTFPVNAYEAESRRLARFFPMGHSVTPVEAGEPQRSLEFPFTLDLRRIGR, translated from the coding sequence TTGTCTATTCACGTCGCCCTCAAGCACGTCACGCATTACAAGTACGACCGCCCGGTGAGCCTGTCGCCCCAGGTGGTGCGCTTGCGCCCGGCGCCGCATTGCCGCACGCCGATCCTGTCGTACTCGCTGAACGTCGAACCGAAGAGCCACTTCATCAACTGGCAGCAAGACCCGTTCGCCAACTACCTGGCGCGCTTGGTTTTCCCGGAAAAAACCACCGAATTCAAGGTCACCATCGACTTGGTGGCCGAGATGTCGGTCTACAACCCGTTTGACTTCTTCCTGGAGCCCAGCGCCCAGAAGATCCCCTTTGCCTACGACGAGGCCCTGGCCGCCGAGCTGGCCCCGTATTTGGTGACGGAAGCGCCGACGCCGGAATTCGCCAAATTCCTCGCCACCATCGACCGCACGCCCACCACCACCATCGATTTCCTGGTGGCCATCAACCAGCGTTTGCAGCAGGAAATTTCCTACCTCATCCGCTTGGAGCCGGGCGTGCAAACGCCGGAAGAAACGCTGACCAAGCGTTCCGGCTCCTGCCGCGACTCGGGCTGGCTGCTGGTGAACACGCTGCGCCACCTGGGGCTGGCGGCGCGTTTCGCGTCGGGGTACCTCATCCAGTTGACGCCGGACGTGAAGGCGCTGGACGGCCCGAGCGGCACCGAAGTCGATTTCACCGATTTGCACGCCTGGTGTGAGGTGTATCTGCCCGGCGCGGGCTGGATCGGCCTCGACCCGACTTCGGGCCTGCTGGCCGGCGAAGGCCACATCCCGCTGGCGTGTACGCCGCAGCCCAGCAGCGCCGCGCCCATCTCCGGCGCCGTGGACAAGTGCGAAGTGACGTTTGGCCACGAAATGGCGGTGACTCGCGTGTGGGAGTCGCCGCGTGTCACCAAGCCGTATTCGGAAGAACAGTGGGCCGATGTGCTCAAGCTCGGTGAACAGGTGGACGCCGAGCTGGTCGCTGGTGATGTGCGCCTGACCATGGGCGGCGAGCCGACCTTCGTGTCGGTGGACGACCGCGACGGCGCCGAGTGGAACACCGACGCCCTGGGCCCGACCAAGCGCCTGTTCGCCACCGATTTGGTTCACCGTCTGCGCAACGAGTACGGCCAAGGCGGGTTCCTGCACTTCGGACAGGGCAAGTGGTATCCGGGTGAGCAACTGCCGCGCTGGGCGCTCTCCATCTACTGGCGTGCGGACGGCCAACCCTGTTGGCACGACCCGAGCCTGTTCGCCGACGAGCGCGAGCCGCACCACTACACCAGCGCCGACGCCAAGCGTTTCATCAGCACCCTGTCGGGCAAGCTGGGTGTGACCGACAAGCATGTGCAAACCGGTTACGAAGACACCTGGTACTACCTCTGGCGCGAACGCCGTTTGCCGGTGAACGTCGATCCGTTCGACGCCAAGCTGGATGACGAGATGGAGCGCATCCGCCTGCGCCGCGTTTTCGACCAAGGTTTGGAGCACGAAGTCGGTTACGTGCTGCCGATCAAACGCGCCGAAGGCCCGACCCTGGCCGGCCCGCGTTGGGTGACGGGGCCGTGGTTCTTCCGCGATGAGCGCATGTACCTCATCCCCGGCGATTCGCCGATGGGCCTGCGCCTGCCGCTGGATTCGCTGCCCTGGGTGAAGAAGCAGGATTACCCCTACCTGCACGAGCACGACCCGTTCGCCCCGCGTGACACGTTGCCGACAGCCGCTCGCCTGAAGGCCCAATACCAAGGCCAGGATGTGGCCGATGCCACCGAGGCCGGCTACGCCTCGCACCGTGCCGGCGGCGGTTTTGCTGAAGGCGGTGTGGTGGGCGTGCAAGGCGCCGACTTGGAAGGGCTGGACGCGCTGGGCGCCGATGGCTGGCCGCTGGCCGGCGACGGCAGCCAAGCCGGTGGCCTGGGTGAGGACGGCCTGGGCTTGAACGGCACCCAAGGCGACGATACCGGGCTGGACAGCGCCACTGGCCCGGGCCGTGCGGCAGCGCTGCGCCTGGCCTCCAGCGCCAGCACCGCGTTCAACCCGGACGCTGCGCCGGCCCGGAACGAATCGGCGCACTGGATCACCCGCACCGCGTTGTGCGTGGAAGTGCGCGATCCGCGACGTGCCAACGGCCCCAAGGCCGAGGCGGTGGGTTCGCCCAGTGGCGTGCTCTACGTCTTCATGCCGCCGATGCAGCGCTTGGAGCACTACCTCGAACTCGTTGCTGCCGTGGAAGCCACGGCCGCCGAGCTGGGCATGAAAATCGTGATGGAAGGCTACCCGCCGCCACGCGATCCGCGCTTGAAGCTGCTGCAAGTCACGCCCGACCCGGGTGTGATCGAGGTGAACATCCACCCGGCACACAACTGGAAAGAGCTGGTCGAACACACCGAATTCCTCTACGACGCGGCGTGGCTCTCGCGCCTCTCGACCGAGAAATTCATGGTGGACGGGCGCCACACCGGCACCGGTGGTGGCAACCACTTCGTGCTGGGCGGCGCCACGCCGGCGGATTCGCCCTTCCTGCGTCGCCCCGATCTGCTGGCCTCGCTGCTGACCTACTGGCACAACCACCCATCGTTGAGCTACCTGTTCAGCGGCATGTTCATCGGCCCGACCAGCCAAGCGCCGCGTGTCGATGAAGCCCGCAATGACCAGTTGCGTGAGCTGGAAATCGCCCTGGGTGAAATCGAGCGCAACAAGTCGGTTTATGGCGGGCACATGCCGCCGTGGCTGGTGGATCGCACGCTGCGCAACGTCTTGGTGGACGTGACCGGCAACACCCACCGCAGCGAGTTCTGCATCGACAAGCTTTACTCGCCCGACAGCAGCACCGGTCGCCTGGGCCTGCTGGAGCTGCGTGCGTTCGAAATGCCGCCGCATGCCCGCATGAGCATCGTGCAGCAACTGCTGTTGCGCTCGCTCATCGCCCGCTTCTGGAATGAGCCGTACCGTGCGCCGCTGGTGCGCTGGGGCACCGAGCTGCACGACCGCTTCTTGCTCCCGCACTTCGTGCAGGAAGACTTTGCCGATGTGATGGAAGAAATGCGCAGCTCGGGCTACGGCTTCGATGCAGCGTGGTTCGCACCGCACTTCGAGTTCCGCTTCCCCAAGATCGGCGAGTACAGCAACCGGGGCATCCACATGACCCTGCGCAACGCGCTGGAGCCGTGGCATGTCATGGGCGAAGAAGGTTCGGCGGGTGGCACGGTGCGTTACGTCGATTCCTCGCTGGAGCGCGTCGAAGTGAAGGTGTCGGGCCTGATCGACCCGCGTCACCGCATCACCGTCAATGGCGTGACGGTGCCGCTGCAACCGACGGGCCGCGTTGGCGAGTACGTGGCGGGCGTGCGCTTCCGGGCGTGGCAGCCGTCCTCGGCGCTGCACCCAACCATCGGCGTTCACGCGCCGCTGACGGTGGACATCGTGGACACCTGGATGAAACGCTCGCTGGGCGGTTGCCAGTACCACGTGGCGCATCCGGGTGGGCGCAACTATGTCACCTTCCCGGTGAACGCCTACGAGGCCGAAAGCCGTCGCCTGGCGCGCTTCTTCCCGATGGGCCACAGCGTCACGCCGGTGGAAGCGGGCGAACCGCAGCGCAGCTTGGAGTTCCCGTTCACGCTGGATTTGCGGCGCATCGGGCGTTGA
- a CDS encoding circularly permuted type 2 ATP-grasp protein: protein MSLINAHVFSPVRGPGTSAPASAPVEPPAVTPPDAALLAQAAAQPGSPGHVSELFGRLSASAGARAPLAPLWQRFFRAQGADGWRDLGHSAKRVQHRVQEDGATYNVYDDGNHTSRPWPLELLPMLIEPSEWTAIERGVLQRARLLNAAMADVYGSRCLLNEGLLPPSLVLAHPQYLRPLHGCEPPGGIHLHVLAFDLARGPDGLWWVLAQRTQAPSGLGYLLENRIIIAQQFPEAFRELRVQRLASTFQSLMQGLLRLSPAGERSRVVLLTPGPHNETYFEHVFLARYLGLTLVEGGDLTVRANRLYLKTLTGLERVHVVLRRVDDEYLDPLELRPDSALGVPGLLQALRAGEVIVANAPGAGWLESPGLSGFWPGVARRLLGEELHLPSFTSWWCGEEAVWRSHRPRLEDYVVVPTFPTSDTTTGFAPIVMATQSTDSRVAIAQRIDANPTAYTLQARVRPSETPVWTPAGTLEPRPAVVRVFALADGQGGWRVLPGGLTRVANRRDGAHDPWLSMQRGSASIDTWVRTEGTVDATSLLPKPLAAADLEVWWHRSVTSRSAENLFWLGRYTERAENAVRLARLTLESLTGSVLNATSPPVLRVLESLTRRHGLVGFGVPSPEKSLRLFERSLVSALGDTSGSVTSVAYNLGALKNCAQTLRERLSPEHWKLILETNDHFRQHLDSVLADGQAEPVSDVIGVLGRAAFHLSAITGAQTDRMTRDHGWRLLSVGRQIERLDFLAHALALGFQHGLHELDDGFALLLGLFDSTITYRAQFQARREVPPLLHLLVIDTDNPRSLGWVARTMRERFLKLSRHESAWAAEVAARLPRPDTWPLEMLSAPDAARGHGPLIAALQDCSAQVLMLSDEIGRRLFSHVGPENHMVWQ from the coding sequence ATGAGCTTGATCAATGCCCATGTTTTTTCACCCGTGCGGGGGCCAGGGACGTCCGCACCAGCCTCCGCCCCCGTGGAACCCCCGGCGGTGACGCCACCGGACGCGGCCCTCTTGGCCCAGGCTGCGGCCCAGCCGGGCAGCCCGGGTCATGTGAGTGAGCTGTTCGGACGCCTGAGTGCGTCCGCCGGGGCGCGTGCGCCCTTGGCGCCGCTGTGGCAGCGCTTCTTCCGAGCCCAAGGCGCCGACGGCTGGCGCGACCTCGGCCACAGCGCCAAGCGCGTGCAACATCGCGTGCAGGAAGACGGCGCCACCTACAACGTTTACGACGATGGCAACCACACCAGCCGCCCTTGGCCGCTGGAGTTGCTGCCCATGCTCATCGAGCCCTCGGAGTGGACGGCGATTGAGCGCGGCGTGTTGCAGCGCGCCCGTTTGCTCAACGCAGCCATGGCCGATGTGTACGGGTCACGCTGTTTGCTCAACGAGGGTTTGTTGCCGCCCTCGCTGGTGTTGGCGCATCCGCAGTACCTGCGCCCGTTGCACGGCTGTGAGCCTCCCGGCGGCATTCACCTGCATGTGCTGGCCTTCGACTTGGCTCGTGGGCCCGACGGCCTGTGGTGGGTGCTGGCGCAGCGCACGCAGGCGCCGTCGGGGCTGGGTTATTTGTTGGAAAACCGCATCATCATCGCGCAGCAGTTTCCGGAAGCCTTCCGTGAGCTGCGGGTGCAGCGGTTGGCTTCGACCTTCCAGTCCTTGATGCAGGGCCTGCTGCGCTTGAGCCCAGCGGGTGAGCGCTCGCGGGTGGTGCTGCTGACCCCAGGGCCGCACAATGAAACGTATTTCGAGCACGTCTTTCTGGCCCGTTACCTCGGTTTGACCTTGGTAGAGGGCGGTGATTTGACCGTGCGTGCCAATCGGTTGTATCTGAAAACGCTCACCGGCTTGGAGCGTGTCCATGTGGTGCTGCGCCGGGTGGACGATGAATACCTCGACCCCTTGGAGCTGCGCCCCGATTCGGCGCTGGGCGTGCCGGGGCTGTTGCAAGCGTTGCGTGCGGGTGAGGTGATCGTCGCCAACGCGCCGGGCGCGGGGTGGTTGGAAAGCCCCGGCCTGAGCGGTTTTTGGCCCGGCGTGGCCCGCCGCTTGTTGGGGGAGGAGCTGCACTTGCCGAGTTTCACCAGTTGGTGGTGCGGCGAGGAAGCGGTGTGGCGCAGCCACCGGCCTCGGTTGGAAGATTACGTCGTGGTGCCGACCTTCCCAACCAGCGACACCACCACCGGCTTTGCCCCCATCGTCATGGCGACGCAATCGACCGACAGCCGGGTGGCCATCGCCCAGCGCATCGACGCCAACCCCACGGCCTACACGCTGCAAGCGCGGGTGCGCCCCTCCGAAACGCCGGTGTGGACGCCCGCTGGCACGTTGGAGCCTCGCCCAGCCGTGGTGCGGGTGTTTGCACTGGCCGATGGCCAAGGCGGTTGGCGCGTGTTGCCGGGCGGCTTGACACGCGTCGCCAACCGGCGCGATGGGGCGCACGATCCGTGGTTGTCCATGCAGCGCGGCAGCGCCAGCATCGACACCTGGGTGCGCACCGAAGGCACGGTGGACGCCACCAGTTTGCTGCCCAAACCCCTGGCTGCGGCTGATTTGGAAGTTTGGTGGCACCGCAGCGTCACCAGCCGTTCGGCGGAAAACCTGTTTTGGCTCGGGCGCTACACCGAGCGCGCCGAAAACGCCGTGCGTTTGGCGCGGCTCACCTTGGAGTCGCTCACTGGGTCGGTGTTGAACGCCACGTCGCCGCCGGTGCTGCGTGTGCTGGAGTCGCTCACGCGGCGCCATGGGCTGGTCGGGTTCGGTGTGCCCAGCCCGGAAAAATCCCTGCGCCTGTTCGAGCGTTCCCTGGTGAGTGCTTTGGGGGACACCTCGGGCAGCGTCACCAGCGTGGCCTACAACCTCGGGGCGCTGAAAAACTGTGCGCAAACGCTGCGCGAACGCCTGTCGCCTGAGCACTGGAAACTCATCCTCGAAACCAACGATCACTTCCGGCAGCACTTGGATTCGGTGTTGGCCGATGGCCAGGCCGAACCGGTGAGCGATGTCATCGGTGTGCTGGGCCGGGCGGCTTTCCACCTGTCGGCCATCACCGGCGCGCAAACCGACCGCATGACACGCGATCACGGCTGGCGCCTGCTCAGCGTCGGGCGGCAAATCGAGCGCTTGGATTTCTTGGCCCACGCGCTGGCGCTGGGTTTCCAACACGGTTTGCACGAGTTGGACGATGGGTTTGCGCTGCTGCTGGGGTTGTTCGATTCCACCATCACCTACCGCGCCCAGTTCCAAGCGCGGCGCGAGGTGCCGCCGCTGCTGCACCTGCTGGTGATCGACACCGACAACCCCCGCTCGCTCGGTTGGGTGGCGCGCACCATGCGCGAGCGTTTCCTCAAGCTGTCGCGGCACGAATCGGCATGGGCGGCGGAAGTCGCGGCCCGTTTGCCGCGCCCCGACACCTGGCCGTTGGAGATGCTCAGCGCCCCAGACGCCGCACGCGGGCACGGCCCCCTCATCGCCGCTTTGCAGGATTGCAGCGCCCAGGTGTTGATGCTTTCGGATGAAATTGGCCGGCGTTTGTTTTCGCACGTTGGCCCGGAAAATCACATGGTGTGGCAATGA
- a CDS encoding alpha-E domain-containing protein, translating to MLSRTADHLFWMSRYIERAENTARMLDVNYQTSLLPQSAAVAELGWRSLLSISELISDYNTRYNGITAKQVMEFMVSDERNPSSILCCLRAARENARAVRGTLTTEVWETMNQTWLEFNRLLRSGALAKDPASVFEWVKFRSHLSRGVTVGTMLQDEAFNFIRIGSFLERGDNTARLLDVKFHAVESDFYGAATERDAEYDFYHWSAILRSVSGFEVYRKVYRNVIQPEKVAELLILRQDMPRSLAHCVSKVHSNLKMVANDQSVDTLRRAGRLRADLDYARIDEILSTGLHAFLSHFLDRVGDLGLGISRDFLVPA from the coding sequence ATGCTTTCAAGAACCGCCGACCATTTGTTCTGGATGTCGCGCTACATCGAGCGCGCCGAGAACACCGCGCGGATGCTGGACGTGAATTACCAGACCTCGCTGCTGCCGCAGTCGGCTGCCGTGGCCGAGCTGGGCTGGCGCAGCCTGCTGTCCATCTCCGAACTCATCAGCGACTACAACACCCGCTACAACGGCATCACCGCCAAGCAGGTGATGGAGTTCATGGTGAGTGACGAGCGCAACCCCTCGTCCATCCTGTGCTGCCTGCGGGCGGCGCGTGAAAACGCCCGCGCCGTGCGCGGCACGCTCACCACCGAAGTCTGGGAAACGATGAACCAGACGTGGCTGGAGTTCAACCGCCTGCTGCGCAGCGGCGCGCTGGCCAAAGATCCGGCCAGTGTGTTCGAGTGGGTCAAATTCCGCTCGCACCTCAGCCGGGGCGTGACGGTGGGCACCATGCTGCAAGATGAGGCGTTCAACTTCATCCGCATCGGCTCCTTCCTGGAGCGCGGCGACAACACCGCCCGTTTGCTGGATGTGAAGTTCCACGCCGTCGAAAGCGATTTCTACGGCGCTGCCACCGAGCGCGACGCGGAATACGACTTTTATCACTGGTCGGCCATCCTGCGTTCCGTGTCTGGCTTCGAGGTGTACCGCAAGGTGTACCGCAACGTGATTCAGCCGGAAAAAGTGGCCGAGCTGCTCATCCTGCGCCAGGACATGCCGCGTTCGCTGGCCCACTGTGTCAGCAAGGTTCACAGCAACCTGAAGATGGTGGCCAACGATCAGTCGGTGGACACCCTACGCCGCGCCGGTCGCCTGCGTGCCGATTTGGATTACGCCCGCATCGACGAAATCCTTTCCACCGGCCTGCACGCTTTCTTGAGCCATTTCCTGGATCGCGTCGGCGATCTGGGCTTGGGCATCAGCCGCGACTTCCTGGTGCCGGCCTGA
- a CDS encoding DUF808 domain-containing protein, protein MAGASLLTLIDDIASLLDDIAVLTKVAARKTAGVLGDDLALNAQQVAGVRAERELPVVWAVAKGSLKNKAILVPAALLISLLVPWLITPLLMLGGAFLCFEGFEKLWHARQSCAEDEHAGRVCSVADPAIDLVALERDKIAGAVRTDFILSAEIMAISLGAVAAAPLMTQFSVLTAVALLLTVGVYGLVAAIVKMDDAGLYLSQRGGALQPVGRALLVAAPWLMKTLSIVGTAAMFMVGGGILVHGLGPLHHLFAAWTDALGPWGSVLGMALDGGLGVIAGACVLAGVTLIQRLRKG, encoded by the coding sequence GTGGCCGGTGCCAGTTTGCTGACCCTCATCGATGACATCGCGTCCCTGCTGGACGACATCGCCGTGTTGACCAAGGTCGCTGCCCGTAAAACCGCTGGGGTGCTGGGGGACGATTTGGCGCTCAACGCCCAGCAAGTCGCCGGGGTGCGGGCCGAGCGCGAGCTGCCGGTGGTGTGGGCGGTGGCCAAAGGATCGCTGAAAAACAAGGCGATTCTGGTGCCGGCGGCGCTGCTCATCAGCCTGCTGGTGCCGTGGCTCATCACGCCGCTGCTCATGCTGGGTGGGGCGTTTTTGTGTTTTGAGGGCTTCGAAAAACTGTGGCATGCCCGCCAGTCCTGTGCCGAAGATGAGCACGCTGGCCGCGTGTGCAGCGTGGCCGATCCGGCCATCGATTTGGTGGCGCTGGAGCGCGACAAAATCGCCGGTGCCGTGCGCACCGACTTCATCCTCTCCGCCGAAATCATGGCGATCTCGCTTGGCGCTGTGGCGGCGGCCCCGCTGATGACGCAGTTCAGCGTGCTGACGGCGGTGGCCTTGCTGCTGACGGTGGGGGTGTACGGCTTGGTGGCGGCCATCGTCAAGATGGACGACGCGGGGTTGTACCTGAGCCAGCGTGGCGGCGCACTGCAACCTGTCGGTCGGGCCTTGCTGGTGGCGGCACCGTGGTTGATGAAGACGCTGTCCATCGTCGGCACAGCGGCGATGTTCATGGTGGGCGGTGGCATCCTGGTGCATGGCTTGGGGCCGTTGCATCACCTGTTCGCCGCGTGGACGGACGCCCTCGGCCCGTGGGGCAGCGTGTTGGGCATGGCGCTGGACGGCGGCCTGGGCGTGATCGCCGGGGCGTGCGTGCTGGCCGGTGTGACGCTGATCCAGCGCCTGCGCAAAGGCTGA
- a CDS encoding transglutaminase family protein yields MSKRWLQVRHDTTYVYDLSVELAHHVAYLCPRDTPAQQVRDWRLLIDPKPDEWRSVAEESTDPPWGSQLSFDSWGNGRLNFSHSRVHERLTVRSQFEVGITPPPAPNLVDSPAWESVAVALRYHAGAVHSEAVEFCLPSYFAPCTGKLAAFGRQAFTPGRSVMAGALALMGLIHEHFEYRPLSTNVNTRATDALATARGVCQDFAHVMIGACRSLGLAARYVSGYLLTQPPPGQPRLVGADASHAWVEVWCPAQGWVALDPTNNVQAGLDHVTLAWGRDYGDVAPLRGVIRGGGRAQPQVGVTVVPLDELHALVDPAH; encoded by the coding sequence ATGAGCAAACGCTGGTTGCAGGTGCGTCACGACACCACTTATGTTTACGACCTGTCGGTGGAGTTGGCCCACCACGTGGCCTACCTGTGTCCACGCGACACCCCGGCTCAACAGGTGCGCGATTGGCGTTTGCTCATCGACCCGAAGCCGGACGAGTGGCGCAGCGTCGCCGAAGAATCCACCGACCCGCCTTGGGGCTCGCAACTGAGTTTTGACAGTTGGGGCAATGGCCGGCTCAACTTCAGCCATTCGCGGGTGCATGAGCGCTTGACGGTGCGTTCGCAGTTTGAGGTCGGCATCACACCACCTCCGGCCCCGAATCTGGTGGACAGCCCCGCCTGGGAAAGCGTGGCCGTGGCGCTGCGTTACCACGCGGGAGCGGTGCATTCAGAGGCGGTAGAGTTTTGCTTGCCGTCGTACTTCGCGCCGTGTACGGGGAAGTTGGCGGCGTTTGGGCGCCAAGCGTTCACGCCGGGGCGCTCGGTCATGGCGGGGGCGCTGGCGCTGATGGGGTTGATCCACGAGCATTTCGAGTACCGGCCACTGTCCACCAACGTCAACACCCGGGCGACGGATGCGCTGGCCACGGCACGTGGGGTTTGCCAAGACTTCGCCCACGTCATGATCGGCGCCTGCCGCTCGCTGGGGCTGGCGGCGCGTTACGTCAGCGGCTACTTGCTGACCCAACCGCCGCCGGGTCAACCGCGTTTGGTCGGGGCCGATGCCTCGCACGCTTGGGTGGAAGTGTGGTGCCCGGCGCAAGGCTGGGTGGCCCTGGATCCGACCAACAACGTGCAAGCTGGCTTGGACCACGTCACCCTGGCTTGGGGGCGGGACTATGGCGATGTGGCCCCGCTGCGTGGGGTGATCCGGGGCGGCGGACGCGCCCAGCCGCAAGTGGGGGTCACGGTGGTGCCGCTGGACGAACTGCACGCCTTGGTGGATCCGGCACACTGA
- a CDS encoding circularly permuted type 2 ATP-grasp protein, translating to MRPSFDEMHANGGAVREHYLTYNQWLSQQPQEMMRARREEAEMIFRRVGITFAVYGDKDSGEGTERLIPFDLIPRVIPAQEWREMEKGLAQRVTALNRFIHDVYHDQEILKAGIIPREQIIHNAQFRPEMMGVNVPHNIYSHIAGVDIVRAAQSDGSGAYYVLEDNLRVPSGVSYMLENRKMMMRLFPELFAGQRIAPVAHYPDLLLETLRSVAPNGVNDPTVVVLTPGMYNSAYFEHAFLAQQMGVELVEGQDLFVKDDFVFMRTTRGPKRVDVIYRRLDDDFLDPKVFRPDSALGCPGLVGAYKAGNVTLSNGVGTGVADDKSIYPYVPKMVEFYLGEKPILNNVPTYMCRDKDDLGYVLANLSELVVKEVHGAGGYGMLVGPAATKQEVEDFRAHLIANPSNYIAQPTLSLSTCPTFVESGIAPRHIDLRPFVLSGTKVQMVPGGLTRVALKEGSLVVNSSQGGGTKDTWVLED from the coding sequence ATGAGACCCAGCTTCGACGAAATGCATGCCAACGGTGGCGCCGTACGCGAGCACTACCTGACGTACAACCAGTGGCTGTCCCAGCAGCCCCAGGAGATGATGCGCGCACGGCGCGAAGAGGCGGAAATGATCTTCCGTCGCGTGGGCATCACCTTCGCCGTTTACGGCGACAAAGACTCCGGAGAGGGCACCGAACGCCTGATCCCCTTTGACCTGATTCCGCGCGTCATTCCGGCGCAGGAGTGGCGTGAGATGGAAAAGGGGCTGGCGCAGCGCGTCACCGCCCTGAACCGTTTCATCCACGACGTTTATCACGACCAGGAGATCCTCAAAGCCGGGATCATTCCGCGTGAACAAATCATCCACAACGCCCAGTTCCGCCCGGAAATGATGGGCGTGAATGTGCCGCACAACATCTACTCGCACATCGCGGGGGTGGACATCGTGCGGGCGGCGCAGTCGGATGGCTCCGGCGCCTACTACGTGCTGGAAGACAACCTGCGCGTGCCCAGCGGGGTGAGCTACATGCTCGAAAACCGCAAAATGATGATGCGCTTGTTCCCCGAACTGTTCGCGGGCCAGCGCATCGCCCCGGTGGCGCACTACCCGGACTTGCTGCTGGAGACGCTGCGCAGCGTCGCCCCCAACGGCGTGAACGACCCCACCGTGGTGGTGTTGACCCCCGGCATGTACAACTCGGCTTACTTTGAGCACGCCTTCTTGGCGCAGCAAATGGGCGTGGAGTTGGTTGAAGGCCAAGACTTGTTCGTGAAGGACGACTTCGTCTTCATGCGCACCACACGCGGCCCCAAGCGCGTGGATGTGATCTACCGTCGTTTGGACGATGACTTCCTCGACCCGAAGGTCTTCCGGCCAGATTCGGCTTTGGGCTGCCCGGGGTTGGTCGGGGCGTACAAGGCGGGCAACGTCACCTTGTCCAACGGCGTGGGCACGGGCGTGGCCGACGACAAATCGATCTACCCCTACGTGCCCAAAATGGTGGAGTTCTACTTGGGCGAAAAACCCATTCTGAACAACGTGCCCACCTACATGTGCCGGGACAAGGACGATTTGGGCTACGTGCTGGCCAACCTGTCCGAACTGGTGGTGAAGGAGGTTCACGGCGCGGGCGGCTACGGCATGTTGGTGGGCCCGGCGGCCACCAAGCAAGAGGTGGAAGACTTCCGCGCCCACCTCATTGCCAACCCGAGCAACTACATCGCTCAGCCGACCTTGAGCCTGTCCACCTGCCCGACCTTCGTCGAATCGGGCATCGCGCCGCGCCACATTGACCTGCGCCCCTTCGTGCTGTCGGGCACCAAGGTGCAGATGGTGCCGGGCGGCCTGACCCGCGTGGCCCTGAAAGAGGGCTCGCTGGTGGTGAATTCCAGCCAAGGCGGCGGCACCAAGGACACCTGGGTGCTGGAAGACTGA